The genomic segment ACAAATTCGCCCACGCCTTTATCCCATAGCATGCGCGAGGCAAAAACGATCAGCGCCGGTTCCGGTGGCTCGGGCGCGTACGAAAAAGTCGCCACGTCCACCCCCGAACCGCGGATTAAAACTGCGCGCGACTGATCCACCAAGTCGTTGGAAACGAAGGTATCGCGATCGTCCGGGTTCTGAAAAATCACCCGCACGCGCGGAGAACTGAGCGCCAGGCGATACGCTGTTTTGACCGCCCTACGCAACAGACCACCGCGCCACCCCGCGGCGGTGGTGAAGACATACCCCAGCCCCGGCACCGCGTTCACCACCGCCCCGACACCGGCGATTCGGGCCGCGAAACTGCCGTACAACACCGGCTTAATCGTGACGTGGTGCACGAGATCCGGCTTGAACTGACGATAGATTCGATACAACGCAGCCACCGCCGCCAATTCGCCAAGGGGGTTCATGCCTCGACGGGATAGAGCCCAAGGGCAAAAATGAATGCCCTGGGCTTCCAGGCGGGATCGCGCCTTCGCATCATCCGGTGCGGCCAACCACACCTCGGCGCCGGCAGCCACGGCGGCTTTCGCAACCGGTAAGCGATGAGAGAGAAAATAACCGATATCGTTATGTACGAAGAGAATGCGTCGTCCCCGGATCACCGAGGCGGGGTCCGTAGTGCTCAAAATCGCTCCCGTTCCGATGGCGCTCACGCTCGCCAAAACGGCGATTCTAACGCAGCTCACGCCCGCAACGTATGGCCAACGCCGAGAAAAATGCGGCGATGAATACGCCGTACGGGCGGAGCGGTCCCATCTGCCCGCCGATTAGCAGCGTCGGCCAGTCACAGGCGCTACAATAGGCGCCGAATTGGCTGCCAGACGCTTTAAGGACACGCTTTTTTGAATCCGCTCGTCAGTATCGTGATCCCAACCTATAACCGAGCACCGCTCCTGGCACGCTCTATCCGGAGCGTTCTCGCGCAAAGTTGCGGCGA from the Pseudomonadota bacterium genome contains:
- a CDS encoding glycosyltransferase family 4 protein, with protein sequence MSTTDPASVIRGRRILFVHNDIGYFLSHRLPVAKAAVAAGAEVWLAAPDDAKARSRLEAQGIHFCPWALSRRGMNPLGELAAVAALYRIYRQFKPDLVHHVTIKPVLYGSFAARIAGVGAVVNAVPGLGYVFTTAAGWRGGLLRRAVKTAYRLALSSPRVRVIFQNPDDRDTFVSNDLVDQSRAVLIRGSGVDVATFSYAPEPPEPALIVFASRMLWDKGVGEFVAAAQALRQRGINARFALVGEPDTGNPEAVPRSQLQSWHDSGAIEWWGYRNDMPEVLRESHIVCLPSAYGEGVPKILIEAAARGRAIVTTDSPGCREIVQHEVNGLLVPVRDTPALTEALARLIGDSALRSRMGQAGRRLAESEFAVEKVVAASLDVYAELLAG